The following proteins are encoded in a genomic region of Takifugu rubripes chromosome 9, fTakRub1.2, whole genome shotgun sequence:
- the spty2d1 gene encoding protein SPT2 homolog isoform X2: MLFASNAQVIMSSAAKMMDFDNVLDIASQNQGVSNVQKRYSLQAGPSKRDPRSKGVNPTAVQALLKKRSHDTKKKEIEMKKQKETLLARRIELKSDRKARAMASRTKDNFKGYNGVPITDSPNKRKTKLEMQEERAMNEDRFRNTSIDPADDEDNYEYEQSDSEPDQEPEPLRAGKTIGSGIKPSSKKPSGPPKPPLAFADLLKLAEKKQHEPVELKPKTVKKEERPRTADEMRELELERKAKRQGKDRETDRDQSQPSSISGKKGNMERDQKSGRPLKNSSEKPSLTSGSSKRPHQTKNMDKGPSSSKTDRDRSSMPQNNRDRPKTSSSGSSGSVTNKVSSKPASSRMPAKQGSSMNSSGQKSSSPSDLKLKKESTSSLQRRAPSSSGSRLPSEPGQKFQQGNGPQPRPSQGGSSRQGPPAGGRPSGRGESVRPGMNSALKSGGNSQIRPSLSGPPRAENQLEARQGAAFRTKANVPQVRSGGRITHGPLGSTGIRASGVGSSQSGGGGPLPGRSTSNIGSGPGRPKCTVVSETISSKNVGVSRPGVPPHMGMPQRPGMPQRPGMPQRPGMPQRPGMPLRPGMPPRPMMNRPPGTMLPPITSAYKRKYEDEEEYDPEMDDFIDDEGEEQEEISRHIKEIFGYDRSRYKDESDYALKFMESSWKEMQKEEARSLKMAVHEDLEEERREQEELKSKTKRKKLN; this comes from the exons ATGCTCTTTGCTTCAAACGCACAGGTCATTATGTCATCTGCAGCCAAAATGATGGACTTTGACAATGTTTTGGACATCGCCTCGCAAAACCAGGGTGTCAGCAATGTCCAG AAGAGATACAGTTTACAAGCTGGACCATCAAAAAGGGACCCGAGATCAAAGGGTGTAAATCCAACTGCTGTACAGGCTCTTCTGAAAAAACGGTCCCATGATACTAAAAAGAAAG AAATCGAAATGAAGAAACAGAAGGAGACCTTGCTTGCTAGGAGGATTGAGCTGAAGTCGGACCGTAAGGCACGAGCTATGGCATCTAGAACCAAGGACAATTTTAAAGGATACAATGGTGTTCCAATCACAGATAGTCCAAATAAGAGGAAGACAAAACTGGAAATGCAGGAAGAAAGAGCCATGAATGAGGACAGATTTAGGAATACCTCAATAGACCCAGCGGATGATGAGGATAATTATGAATACGAGCAGTCAGATTCAGAACCAGATCAGGAGCCAGAACCGCTGAGAGCAGGCAAAACTATTGGGAGTGGTATCAAGCCTTCATCTAAGAAACCCAGTGGCCCACCCAAGCCTCCTCTGGCCTTTGCAGACTTACTGAAATTGGCAGAGAAGAAGCAGCATGAGCCAGTTGAGCTCAAGCCCAAGACagtgaaaaaggaagaaaggcCCCGTACAGCGGATGAGATGAGGGAACTAGAGCTGGAACGCAAGGCAAAGAGGCAaggcaaagacagagagacagacagagaccaATCCCAACCAAGTTCCATTTCAGGAAAAAAGGGCAATATGGAAAGGGATCAAAAAAGTGGCAGGCCACTAAAGAACTCTTCAGAAAAACCTAGTTTAaccagtgggtccagtaagaGACCCcaccaaacaaaaaacatgGACAAAGGCCCCTCTTCTTCCAAAACAGATAGAGACAGATCCAGCATGCCTCAAAACAACAGAGACAGACCCAAGACAAGCTCCTCTGGATCATCTGGTTCCGTTACTAATAAAGTTTCTTCAAAACCAGCCTCATCCCGGATGCCAGCCAAACAAGGGTCCTCCATGAACTCATCTGGCCAAAAGTCCAGCAGCCCAAGTGACCttaagttaaaaaaagaaagcaccTCATCACTGCAAAGAAGAGCTCCTAGTAGTTCTGGGAGCAGACTTCCATCAGAACCAGGCCAGAAATTTCAACAGGGAAATGGTCCACAGCCCAGACCCAGTCAGGGAGGGTCATCAAGGCAGGGGCCTCCAGCTGGGGGCCGCCCATCTGGTAGAGGAGAATCAGTTCGACCTGGAATGAATTCTGCTTTAAAATCAGGTGGTAATTCACAGATTAGGCCTTCATTAAGTGGACCTCCTAGGGCGGAGAACCAACTCGAGGCCCGGCAGGGAGCTGCTTTCAGGACGAAAGCTAATGTACCACAGGTCAGGTCTGGGGGAAGGATCACACATGGCCCCCTCGGGAGTACTGGAATCAGAGCTTCTGGGGTTGGGTCGAGCCAGTCTGGTGGCGGTGGACCGTTACCTGGCCGATCAACTAGCAATATTGGATCAGGACCGGGGAGACCAAAATGCACTGTGGTTTCTGAGACCATTTCATCTAAGAATGTCGGTGTATCTCGGCCAGGTGTCCCTCCTCATATGGGCATGCCCCAGAGACCTGGGATGCCCCAGAGACCTGGCATGCCCCAGAGACCTGGGATGCCCCAGAGACCTGGGATGCCACTAAG GCCAGGGATGCCTCCTAGACCTATGATGAACAGACCACCAG GTACAATGCTGCCACCCATCACCTCTGCATACAAGCGAAAATACGAGGATGAAGAAGAGTATGACCCAGAAATGGATGATTTTATTGATGATGAAggagaagaacaagaagaaatTTCTAGACACATTAAGGAGATTTTTGGTTATGATCGGTCCAG GTATAAAGATGAGAGTGACTATGCACTTAAATTCATGGAGAGCAGCTGGAAAGAAATGCAGAAAGAGGAGGCCAGAAG CCTGAAGATGGCAGTGCATGaagatctggaggaggagagacgggagCAAGAGGAGTTGAAAAGTAAAACGAAGAGAAAAAAATTGAACTGA
- the spty2d1 gene encoding protein SPT2 homolog isoform X1: MLFASNAQVIMSSAAKMMDFDNVLDIASQNQGVSNVQKRYSLQAGPSKRDPRSKGVNPTAVQALLKKRSHDTKKKEIEMKKQKETLLARRIELKSDRKARAMASRTKDNFKGYNGVPITDSPNKRKTKLEMQEERAMNEDRFRNTSIDPADDEDNYEYEQSDSEPDQEPEPLRAGKTIGSGIKPSSKKPSGPPKPPLAFADLLKLAEKKQHEPVELKPKTVKKEERPRTADEMRELELERKAKRQGKDRETDRDQSQPSSISGKKGNMERDQKSGRPLKNSSEKPSLTSGSSKRPHQTKNMDKGPSSSKTDRDRSSMPQNNRDRPKTSSSGSSGSVTNKVSSKPASSRMPAKQGSSMNSSGQKSSSPSDLKLKKESTSSLQRRAPSSSGSRLPSEPGQKFQQGNGPQPRPSQGGSSRQGPPAGGRPSGRGESVRPGMNSALKSGGNSQIRPSLSGPPRAENQLEARQGAAFRTKANVPQVRSGGRITHGPLGSTGIRASGVGSSQSGGGGPLPGRSTSNIGSGPGRPKCTVVSETISSKNVGVSRPGVPPHMGMPQRPGMPQRPGMPQRPGMPQRPGMPLRPGMPQRPGMPLRPGMPPRPMMNRPPGTMLPPITSAYKRKYEDEEEYDPEMDDFIDDEGEEQEEISRHIKEIFGYDRSRYKDESDYALKFMESSWKEMQKEEARSLKMAVHEDLEEERREQEELKSKTKRKKLN; this comes from the exons ATGCTCTTTGCTTCAAACGCACAGGTCATTATGTCATCTGCAGCCAAAATGATGGACTTTGACAATGTTTTGGACATCGCCTCGCAAAACCAGGGTGTCAGCAATGTCCAG AAGAGATACAGTTTACAAGCTGGACCATCAAAAAGGGACCCGAGATCAAAGGGTGTAAATCCAACTGCTGTACAGGCTCTTCTGAAAAAACGGTCCCATGATACTAAAAAGAAAG AAATCGAAATGAAGAAACAGAAGGAGACCTTGCTTGCTAGGAGGATTGAGCTGAAGTCGGACCGTAAGGCACGAGCTATGGCATCTAGAACCAAGGACAATTTTAAAGGATACAATGGTGTTCCAATCACAGATAGTCCAAATAAGAGGAAGACAAAACTGGAAATGCAGGAAGAAAGAGCCATGAATGAGGACAGATTTAGGAATACCTCAATAGACCCAGCGGATGATGAGGATAATTATGAATACGAGCAGTCAGATTCAGAACCAGATCAGGAGCCAGAACCGCTGAGAGCAGGCAAAACTATTGGGAGTGGTATCAAGCCTTCATCTAAGAAACCCAGTGGCCCACCCAAGCCTCCTCTGGCCTTTGCAGACTTACTGAAATTGGCAGAGAAGAAGCAGCATGAGCCAGTTGAGCTCAAGCCCAAGACagtgaaaaaggaagaaaggcCCCGTACAGCGGATGAGATGAGGGAACTAGAGCTGGAACGCAAGGCAAAGAGGCAaggcaaagacagagagacagacagagaccaATCCCAACCAAGTTCCATTTCAGGAAAAAAGGGCAATATGGAAAGGGATCAAAAAAGTGGCAGGCCACTAAAGAACTCTTCAGAAAAACCTAGTTTAaccagtgggtccagtaagaGACCCcaccaaacaaaaaacatgGACAAAGGCCCCTCTTCTTCCAAAACAGATAGAGACAGATCCAGCATGCCTCAAAACAACAGAGACAGACCCAAGACAAGCTCCTCTGGATCATCTGGTTCCGTTACTAATAAAGTTTCTTCAAAACCAGCCTCATCCCGGATGCCAGCCAAACAAGGGTCCTCCATGAACTCATCTGGCCAAAAGTCCAGCAGCCCAAGTGACCttaagttaaaaaaagaaagcaccTCATCACTGCAAAGAAGAGCTCCTAGTAGTTCTGGGAGCAGACTTCCATCAGAACCAGGCCAGAAATTTCAACAGGGAAATGGTCCACAGCCCAGACCCAGTCAGGGAGGGTCATCAAGGCAGGGGCCTCCAGCTGGGGGCCGCCCATCTGGTAGAGGAGAATCAGTTCGACCTGGAATGAATTCTGCTTTAAAATCAGGTGGTAATTCACAGATTAGGCCTTCATTAAGTGGACCTCCTAGGGCGGAGAACCAACTCGAGGCCCGGCAGGGAGCTGCTTTCAGGACGAAAGCTAATGTACCACAGGTCAGGTCTGGGGGAAGGATCACACATGGCCCCCTCGGGAGTACTGGAATCAGAGCTTCTGGGGTTGGGTCGAGCCAGTCTGGTGGCGGTGGACCGTTACCTGGCCGATCAACTAGCAATATTGGATCAGGACCGGGGAGACCAAAATGCACTGTGGTTTCTGAGACCATTTCATCTAAGAATGTCGGTGTATCTCGGCCAGGTGTCCCTCCTCATATGGGCATGCCCCAGAGACCTGGGATGCCCCAGAGACCTGGCATGCCCCAGAGACCTGGGATGCCCCAGAGACCTGGGATGCCACTAAGGCCAGGGATGCCCCAGAGACCTGGGATGCCACTAAGGCCAGGGATGCCTCCTAGACCTATGATGAACAGACCACCAG GTACAATGCTGCCACCCATCACCTCTGCATACAAGCGAAAATACGAGGATGAAGAAGAGTATGACCCAGAAATGGATGATTTTATTGATGATGAAggagaagaacaagaagaaatTTCTAGACACATTAAGGAGATTTTTGGTTATGATCGGTCCAG GTATAAAGATGAGAGTGACTATGCACTTAAATTCATGGAGAGCAGCTGGAAAGAAATGCAGAAAGAGGAGGCCAGAAG CCTGAAGATGGCAGTGCATGaagatctggaggaggagagacgggagCAAGAGGAGTTGAAAAGTAAAACGAAGAGAAAAAAATTGAACTGA
- the spty2d1 gene encoding protein SPT2 homolog isoform X3: MLFASNAQVIMSSAAKMMDFDNVLDIASQNQGVSNVQKRYSLQAGPSKRDPRSKGVNPTAVQALLKKRSHDTKKKEIEMKKQKETLLARRIELKSDRKARAMASRTKDNFKGYNGVPITDSPNKRKTKLEMQEERAMNEDRFRNTSIDPADDEDNYEYEQSDSEPDQEPEPLRAGKTIGSGIKPSSKKPSGPPKPPLAFADLLKLAEKKQHEPVELKPKTVKKEERPRTADEMRELELERKAKRQGKDRETDRDQSQPSSISGKKGNMERDQKSGRPLKNSSEKPSLTSGSSKRPHQTKNMDKGPSSSKTDRDRSSMPQNNRDRPKTSSSGSSGSVTNKVSSKPASSRMPAKQGSSMNSSGQKSSSPSDLKLKKESTSSLQRRAPSSSGSRLPSEPGQKFQQGNGPQPRPSQGGSSRQGPPAGGRPSGRGESVRPGMNSALKSGGNSQIRPSLSGPPRAENQLEARQGAAFRTKANVPQVRSGGRITHGPLGSTGIRASGVGSSQSGGGGPLPGRSTSNIGSGPGRPKCTVVSETISSKNVGVSRPGVPPHMGMPQRPGMPQRPGMPQRPGMPQRPGMPLRPGMPPRPMMNRPPGTMLPPITSAYKRKYEDEEEYDPEMDDFIDDEGEEQEEISRHIKEIFGYDRSRYKDESDYALKFMESSWKEMQKEEARSLKMAVHEDLEEERREQEELKSKTKRKKLN, from the exons ATGCTCTTTGCTTCAAACGCACAGGTCATTATGTCATCTGCAGCCAAAATGATGGACTTTGACAATGTTTTGGACATCGCCTCGCAAAACCAGGGTGTCAGCAATGTCCAG AAGAGATACAGTTTACAAGCTGGACCATCAAAAAGGGACCCGAGATCAAAGGGTGTAAATCCAACTGCTGTACAGGCTCTTCTGAAAAAACGGTCCCATGATACTAAAAAGAAAG AAATCGAAATGAAGAAACAGAAGGAGACCTTGCTTGCTAGGAGGATTGAGCTGAAGTCGGACCGTAAGGCACGAGCTATGGCATCTAGAACCAAGGACAATTTTAAAGGATACAATGGTGTTCCAATCACAGATAGTCCAAATAAGAGGAAGACAAAACTGGAAATGCAGGAAGAAAGAGCCATGAATGAGGACAGATTTAGGAATACCTCAATAGACCCAGCGGATGATGAGGATAATTATGAATACGAGCAGTCAGATTCAGAACCAGATCAGGAGCCAGAACCGCTGAGAGCAGGCAAAACTATTGGGAGTGGTATCAAGCCTTCATCTAAGAAACCCAGTGGCCCACCCAAGCCTCCTCTGGCCTTTGCAGACTTACTGAAATTGGCAGAGAAGAAGCAGCATGAGCCAGTTGAGCTCAAGCCCAAGACagtgaaaaaggaagaaaggcCCCGTACAGCGGATGAGATGAGGGAACTAGAGCTGGAACGCAAGGCAAAGAGGCAaggcaaagacagagagacagacagagaccaATCCCAACCAAGTTCCATTTCAGGAAAAAAGGGCAATATGGAAAGGGATCAAAAAAGTGGCAGGCCACTAAAGAACTCTTCAGAAAAACCTAGTTTAaccagtgggtccagtaagaGACCCcaccaaacaaaaaacatgGACAAAGGCCCCTCTTCTTCCAAAACAGATAGAGACAGATCCAGCATGCCTCAAAACAACAGAGACAGACCCAAGACAAGCTCCTCTGGATCATCTGGTTCCGTTACTAATAAAGTTTCTTCAAAACCAGCCTCATCCCGGATGCCAGCCAAACAAGGGTCCTCCATGAACTCATCTGGCCAAAAGTCCAGCAGCCCAAGTGACCttaagttaaaaaaagaaagcaccTCATCACTGCAAAGAAGAGCTCCTAGTAGTTCTGGGAGCAGACTTCCATCAGAACCAGGCCAGAAATTTCAACAGGGAAATGGTCCACAGCCCAGACCCAGTCAGGGAGGGTCATCAAGGCAGGGGCCTCCAGCTGGGGGCCGCCCATCTGGTAGAGGAGAATCAGTTCGACCTGGAATGAATTCTGCTTTAAAATCAGGTGGTAATTCACAGATTAGGCCTTCATTAAGTGGACCTCCTAGGGCGGAGAACCAACTCGAGGCCCGGCAGGGAGCTGCTTTCAGGACGAAAGCTAATGTACCACAGGTCAGGTCTGGGGGAAGGATCACACATGGCCCCCTCGGGAGTACTGGAATCAGAGCTTCTGGGGTTGGGTCGAGCCAGTCTGGTGGCGGTGGACCGTTACCTGGCCGATCAACTAGCAATATTGGATCAGGACCGGGGAGACCAAAATGCACTGTGGTTTCTGAGACCATTTCATCTAAGAATGTCGGTGTATCTCGGCCAGGTGTCCCTCCTCATATGGGCATGCCCCAGAGACCTGGGATGCCCCAGAGACCTGGCATGCCCCAGAGACCTGGGATGCCCCAGAGACCTGGGATGCCACTAAGGCCAG GGATGCCTCCTAGACCTATGATGAACAGACCACCAG GTACAATGCTGCCACCCATCACCTCTGCATACAAGCGAAAATACGAGGATGAAGAAGAGTATGACCCAGAAATGGATGATTTTATTGATGATGAAggagaagaacaagaagaaatTTCTAGACACATTAAGGAGATTTTTGGTTATGATCGGTCCAG GTATAAAGATGAGAGTGACTATGCACTTAAATTCATGGAGAGCAGCTGGAAAGAAATGCAGAAAGAGGAGGCCAGAAG CCTGAAGATGGCAGTGCATGaagatctggaggaggagagacgggagCAAGAGGAGTTGAAAAGTAAAACGAAGAGAAAAAAATTGAACTGA